One segment of Streptomyces sp. XD-27 DNA contains the following:
- a CDS encoding ATP/GTP-binding protein produces MAAEPDAEEGLQDWQTDRSRAPIAVKIVVAGGFGVGKTTLVGSVSEITPLRTEALMTQASEDVDDTAAIPGKLTTTVAMDFGRITLDSDLVLYLFGTPGQQRFWFMWDDLVRGAIGAAVMADTRRLEDCFPALDYFESCGLPYVVAVNHFEGTPRYEAEDVREALSVPADVPVIVMDARRRDTVIESLLALVGHALDLTPE; encoded by the coding sequence GTGGCCGCGGAGCCGGACGCCGAAGAGGGGCTCCAGGACTGGCAGACGGACCGTTCGCGCGCGCCGATCGCCGTCAAGATCGTCGTCGCGGGCGGCTTCGGTGTCGGCAAGACGACCCTGGTCGGCTCGGTCTCGGAGATCACTCCGCTCCGGACCGAGGCGCTGATGACGCAGGCGAGCGAGGACGTCGACGACACCGCCGCGATCCCGGGGAAGCTGACCACGACCGTCGCGATGGACTTCGGCCGGATCACCCTCGACTCCGACCTGGTGCTCTACCTGTTCGGCACACCGGGCCAGCAGCGGTTCTGGTTCATGTGGGACGACCTGGTGCGCGGGGCGATCGGCGCGGCGGTGATGGCCGACACCCGTCGGCTGGAGGACTGCTTCCCCGCGCTCGACTACTTCGAGAGTTGCGGACTGCCGTACGTCGTGGCGGTCAACCACTTCGAGGGGACGCCGCGTTACGAGGCGGAGGACGTGCGCGAGGCGCTGTCGGTGCCCGCGGACGTCCCCGTCATCGTCATGGACGCGCGCAGGCGGGACACCGTGATCGAGTCGCTGCTGGCCCTGGTGGGCCACGCTCTTGACCTCACGCCGGAGTGA
- a CDS encoding styrene monooxygenase/indole monooxygenase family protein, with protein MRKILIVGAGQSGLQLALGLQARGYEITLMSNRTADEIRTGRVMSTQCMFPTALRHERDLRINFWESQAPRIEGLGVSVAGPDGARAIDWVGRLTGGYAQSVDQRLKMAGWLDAFTQAGGQLVIHGATVSDLDFFAGQYDLVLVAAGKGELVSMFDRDAARSPYDSPQRALAVSYVHGLGPRPEHPEFDAVRCNLVPGVGELFIMPTLTTSGRADILFWEGVPGGPLDVFQGIKDPAGHLATTLELMRAFTPWEYDRATKVELTDAGGTLAGRYTPTVRNPIGELPGGGLVLGVADVVVANDPITGQGSNSAAKCAASYLDSIVEHGDRPFDADWMQAAFDRYWAAAQHVTKWTNAMLAPPPEHVVGLLGAAGELPPVAERFANGFDDPSDFEGFFYEPEKTAAYLAEVTADRPS; from the coding sequence ATGCGGAAGATACTCATCGTCGGAGCCGGGCAGTCCGGTCTCCAACTCGCCCTCGGCCTCCAGGCCCGGGGCTACGAGATCACCCTGATGTCCAACCGCACGGCCGACGAGATCCGTACCGGTCGGGTGATGTCGACCCAGTGCATGTTCCCCACCGCGCTCCGGCACGAGCGGGATCTGCGGATCAACTTCTGGGAGAGCCAGGCGCCGCGGATCGAGGGGCTGGGCGTCTCCGTGGCCGGGCCGGACGGCGCCCGCGCCATCGACTGGGTGGGCCGGCTCACGGGCGGCTACGCCCAGTCCGTCGACCAGCGGCTGAAGATGGCCGGCTGGCTGGACGCCTTCACGCAGGCCGGCGGCCAGCTCGTCATCCACGGCGCCACCGTCTCCGACCTGGACTTCTTCGCGGGCCAGTACGACCTGGTGCTGGTGGCCGCGGGCAAGGGCGAACTGGTGTCGATGTTCGACCGGGACGCCGCCCGCTCCCCGTACGACAGCCCGCAGCGCGCGCTGGCCGTCTCCTATGTCCACGGGCTGGGCCCGCGCCCGGAGCACCCCGAGTTCGACGCGGTGCGCTGCAACCTGGTGCCGGGGGTCGGCGAACTGTTCATCATGCCCACCCTCACCACCTCCGGCCGCGCCGACATCCTGTTCTGGGAGGGCGTGCCCGGCGGTCCGCTCGACGTCTTCCAGGGCATCAAGGACCCGGCCGGGCACCTGGCCACGACGCTGGAGCTGATGAGGGCCTTCACGCCCTGGGAGTACGACCGGGCCACCAAGGTGGAGCTGACCGACGCGGGCGGCACCCTGGCCGGCCGCTACACCCCGACCGTACGGAACCCGATCGGCGAGCTGCCCGGCGGCGGCCTGGTGCTGGGCGTCGCGGACGTCGTCGTCGCCAACGACCCGATCACCGGGCAGGGCTCCAACTCCGCGGCCAAGTGCGCGGCCTCCTACCTCGACAGCATCGTCGAGCACGGCGACCGGCCCTTCGACGCGGACTGGATGCAGGCTGCGTTCGACCGCTACTGGGCCGCCGCCCAGCACGTCACCAAGTGGACGAACGCGATGCTGGCGCCGCCGCCGGAGCACGTGGTGGGCCTGCTCGGCGCGGCCGGTGAACTGCCGCCGGTGGCCGAGCGCTTCGCGAACGGCTTCGACGATCCGTCGGACTTCGAGGGTTTCTTCTACGAGCCGGAGAAGACGGCGGCGTACCTGGCGGAGGTCACCGCCGACCGCCCGTCCTGA
- a CDS encoding NlpC/P60 family protein, producing the protein MRQIGKPYVWGAEGPDAFDCSGLTQQAWRQAGYLIPRTSQEQWRTLPRVPLSELRPGDLVVYYPKATHVALYAGGGAVVEAPRPGGRVRTSPLATYPLRGAVRPDAAPALPSAENPFPDDAASPLPDDAAKPLPDPEKPTLQRPDPEKPTPEKPALDQPTPDKPASDRPAPEKPVPAKPAPGKPAPERPAPAKTAPERLPDPDTPRPAPSDPPAASPLKLRTGGRR; encoded by the coding sequence ATGCGGCAGATCGGCAAGCCGTACGTCTGGGGCGCCGAGGGGCCCGACGCCTTCGACTGCTCGGGGCTGACCCAGCAGGCGTGGCGGCAGGCCGGGTACCTCATCCCGCGCACCAGCCAGGAGCAGTGGCGGACCCTGCCGCGCGTGCCGCTGAGCGAGCTGCGCCCCGGCGACCTGGTGGTCTACTACCCCAAGGCGACGCACGTGGCGCTGTACGCGGGCGGCGGAGCGGTGGTGGAGGCGCCGCGGCCGGGCGGGCGCGTGCGGACGTCCCCGTTGGCCACGTACCCGTTGCGGGGGGCGGTGCGGCCGGATGCCGCGCCAGCCCTCCCGAGCGCCGAGAATCCCTTCCCCGACGACGCCGCGAGCCCCCTCCCCGACGACGCCGCGAAGCCCCTGCCCGACCCCGAGAAGCCGACGCTCCAAAGGCCGGACCCCGAGAAGCCGACCCCGGAGAAGCCCGCTCTCGACCAACCCACGCCGGACAAACCGGCGTCGGACAGGCCCGCGCCCGAGAAGCCCGTCCCGGCGAAGCCCGCGCCCGGGAAGCCCGCCCCCGAGAGACCGGCGCCCGCGAAGACCGCGCCGGAGAGGCTCCCCGACCCGGACACGCCCCGCCCGGCCCCCTCGGACCCGCCCGCGGCCTCGCCCCTCAAGCTCAGGACGGGCGGTCGGCGGTGA